One window of Camelina sativa cultivar DH55 chromosome 4, Cs, whole genome shotgun sequence genomic DNA carries:
- the LOC104780166 gene encoding uncharacterized protein LOC104780166 yields the protein CGVIADEGREGEIEKKKNDEGEVKEGVASIALLPSGSISGHFIQMPSSICYGLHGTELACETECSRGEDYRLIKLAVIDYNSKKEQTIVVECKGHDAARINDVEHAHG from the exons TGTGGTGTAATTGCAGATGAGGGAAGAGAAGGtgagatagagaagaagaagaatgatgaagGAGAAGTGAAGGAAGGAGTAGCATCAATAGCTTTGTTGCCAAGCGGGTCTATCTCTGGTCATTTCATTCAAATGCCTAGCTCCATCTGTTATGGTCTCCATGGCACTG AACTGGCTTGTGAGACTGAGTGCAGCCGCGGTGAGGATTATCGACTGATCAAACTCGCTGTCATAGACTACAAT agtaagaaggaaCAAACAATTGTAGTGGAGTGCAAAGGCCACGATGCTGCTCGTATTAATGATGTTGAGCATGCTCACGGGTAA
- the LOC104783707 gene encoding uncharacterized protein LOC104783707 — MESENDESWEWFFKQLSCIIPDDGGLAIISDRHKSIGKAIKTVYPKASRGICTYHLYKNILVRFRGQEAFGLVKKAADAFRLVDFHTTFNQIEALNPALHDYLERGDVRQWTRVHFPGDRYNLLTSNIAESMNKVMSHARGFPIVELLETIRSMMTRWFSDRRNDALKMNTSLTRGVEKILQSRVDYAKLLNVQDIDAHQIQVTSASSLHVVNVKDKKCTCCRFDLEKLPCAHAIAAAEHRKVSRISMSHPYFYTNYLYSSYENTIMPRDFAQSVPEAVAKDVCLPPIPRQQAGRPKNSRIKSALEIAMEKKKPRKLYTCGNCNQVGHNRKTCTS, encoded by the exons ATGGAGAGTG AAAATGATGAATCATGGGAATGGTTTTTCAAGCAACTCAGTTGTATTATACCAGATGACGGAGGCCTTGCCATTATATCCGACAGACACAAATCAATTGGGAAAGCAATAAAAACAGTTTATCCGAAGGCTAGCCGTGGAATATGCACTTACCACCTGTACAAGAATATATTAGTCCGTTTTAGAGGCCAAGAAGCATTTGGTTTAGTAAAGAAGGCAGCTGATGCTTTCAGGCTAGTCGATTTCCACACCACTTTTAATCAGATTGAAGCGTTGAACCCTGCTCTCCATGATTACCTTGAAAGAGGTGATGTACGCCAGTGGACACGGGTACACTTCCCTGGCGATAGGTACAATTTGCTCACAAGCaacattgcagaatcaatgaataAGGTGATGTCACATGCCAGAGGATTTCCTATTGTGGAACTGTTAGAAACAATTAGGTCTATGATGACTAGATGGTTTTCAGACCGAAGGAATGATGCACTTAAAATGAATACATCCCTAACACGTGGAGTAGAGAAAATTCTACAG AGTCGAGTTGACTATGCTAAATTGCTCAATGTTCAAGATATAGATGCACATCAAATACAAGTGACAAGTGCATCGTCTCTCCATGTTGTTAatgtaaaagacaaaaaatgcACGTGTTGTAGGTTTGACTTGGAGAAATTGCCATGTGCACATGCAATTGCAGCAGCTGAGCATCGCAAAGTTTCTCGCATTTCAATGTCACACCCTTATTTTTACACGAACTACTTGTACAGTTCCTATGAAAATACCATCATGCCAAGAGATTTTGCACAATCTGTTCCTGAAGCTGTGGCGAAGGACGTTTGTTTACCACCTATACCTCGACAACAAGCAGGAAGGCCAAAGAATTCGAGGATTAAATCTGCATTGGAGATTgctatggaaaagaaaaagccaaGAAAGCTATATACATGTGGAAATTGCAATCAAGTAGGACATAATCGCAAGACATGTACTTCATAG
- the LOC104780165 gene encoding uncharacterized protein LOC104780165 translates to MFLSPSRNFLFPALESCIFSFFPSPWVFVGLGLRLKRFSVCDSSGLIVEYLCLLCQLNRLCVCIAGHYCSSSSQNFLIGMASSSEVSKYPPPLYVDGKSPLQSRSMNHNCFLSKIGPLKEGLGSDVWESLEKSSLGVFLKLTELSYTWCAKNVHYLLTHQLRVNNFHEVWSLIDDRPIRFYLNEFAHITGLNCDPFDVSDHFEADHHEFWAKMKLEKNTEGPKFNELLKVVDFCKTWSPEERTMVGRLCLLSVCVHGLHSGSSIPLASAKRVLDPVAFEKYPWGRVAFTSLVNSLKTVAFDKSSYTIQRCVHALLIWLYESVPGVGEACGLRRLESAGVPLLNWQSSRKHINFKEFIEKEKKEHGQVRVRHMLPVSEDDLYPTWCDADDNKDPDLENLIEDIFHNRLRDNAWEGFKTVNVRKNKRKVEAGKDGEIRSSQKEKKLKEAHSYDDEQAEVPDMKEKLCKEHIQDVRSDQKTLLDIWKLLEKLNGSITELDKNLSNRMTCLETKFESFLKESKEAKTCAQPKEATSDNKGDDEVHSKALSWIVEMKETTNDEFPVPRVVRKVYTVKNKKERREDDQSEDLSLCEMKDATKGKEKSSLAKVAVKSAIKVEKMKSVDVLDGSKEEKQKKVPKVGKKKRK, encoded by the exons ATGTTTTTGTCGCCGTCGAGGAATTTTCTTTTTCCGGCGTTGGAGAGTTGCATCTTCTCATTCTTTCCTTCGCCGTGGGTCTTTGTGGGTCTGGGTTTGCGATTGAAGAGGTTCTCGGTTTGCGATTCAAGTGGGTTAATCGTCGAGTATCTTTGTCTTCTCTGCCAGCTTAATCGCCTCTGCGTTTGCATCGCCGGCCACTACTGTTCTTCTTCCAGCCAAAACTTCTTAATTG gaaTGGCGTCATCCTCCGAAGTCTCCAAATATCCTCCTCCACTATATGTAGATGGAAAATCGCCTTTGCAGAGTAGGAGCATGAACCACAACTGTTTTCTATCAAAAATAGGACCCTTGAAAGAAGGATTAGGGTCGGATGTGTGGGAATCTTTGGAGAAATCATCCCTTGGAGTTTTTTTAAAGCTTACTGAATTGTCGTACACATGGTGCGCAAAGAATGTTCATTACTTGCTCACGCATCAGCTGAGAGTCAACAACTTCCATGAGGTTTGGTCGTTGATTGATGATAGGCCCATCAGATTTTATTTGAATGAATTTGCACATATAACAGGCTTGAATTGTGATCCATTTGACGTGTCAGACCACTTCGAAGCTGATCATCATGAGTTCTGGGCAAaaatgaaattagaaaaaaacactGAAGGTCCAAAGTTTAATGAGCTGCTAAAGGTGGTTGATTTTTGCAAGACATGGTCTCCTGAGGAGAGAACCATGGTTGGTAGGTTATGTTTACTATCTGTTTGTGTACATGGTCTTCATAGTGGATCTAGCATCCCCTTGGCATCCGCTAAAAGAGTGTTGGATCCGGTGGCTTTTGAGAAATATCCATGGGGTAGAGTGGCGTTTACTAGTTTAGTAAATTCTCTCAAGACTGTTGCCTTTGACAAATCATCATACACGATACAACGATGTGTTCATGCGTTATTGATTTGGTTGTACGAGAGTGTTCCAGGCGTAGGAGAAGCTTGTGGTTTGAGAAGGTTAGAATCGGCTGGTGTTCCACTACTTAACTGGCAATCTTCTAGGAAACATATCAATTTTAAAGAATTCattgaaaaagagaagaaagagcatGGACAG GTCCGTGTTAGGCATATGCTTCCAGTTTCAGAGGATGATCTGTATCCTACATGGTGCGACGCGGATGACAACAAGGATCCAGACCTTGAAAACTTGATTGAAGATATTTTTCACAATCGTCTAAGAGACAATGCTTGGGAAGGATTCAAAACAGTGAATGTGAGGAAGAATAAACGAAAAGTAGAAGCTGGTAAAGATGGTGAGATCAGAAGtagtcaaaaggaaaagaagttgaaagagGCTCACtcttatgatgatgaacaagcAGAAGTTCCAGAC ATGAAGGAGAAGTTATGCAAAGAACATATCCAG GATGTACGTTCTGATCAGAAAACCTTGTTGGATATTTGGAAGCTGTTGGAAAAACTGAATGGTAGTATTACAGAGTTGGACAAGAATCTGAGCAATAGGATGACCTGTTTGGAGACTAAATTCGAATCttttttgaaagaaagtaaAGAGGCAAAAACCTGTGCTCAACCAAAGGAGGCCACTTCTGACAATAAAGGAGATGATGAGGTCCATAGTAAAGCACTT TCTTGGATTGTTGAGATGAAGGAAACTACGAATGATGAATTTCCTGTCCCACGAGTTGTGAGAAAAGTGTACACGGTGAAAAACAAGAAGGAAAGGAGAGAAGACGATCAATCAGAGGATCTTTCTTTATGTGAGATGAAAGATGCGACTAAGGGAAAAGAGAAGAGTAGTTTGGCTAAAGTAGCAGTGAAATCAGcaatcaaggttgaaaagaTGAAGAGTGTGGATGTTTTAGATGGTTCCAAGgaagagaagcagaagaaggttCCGAaagttggtaaaaaaaaaagaaagtga
- the LOC109132466 gene encoding uncharacterized protein LOC109132466, whose amino-acid sequence MGKLGVSPAPTPLDEDYQLKRKGESIRAKEGRPREPIDEPFPDVTRYRQLVGKLIYLTITRPDICYAVNQVSQHMKAPTKYQWSMVERILSYLKGSPGQGIWMGKNDNTEIVGYCDADYNGDTLDRRSTTRYCTFIGGNLVTWKSKKQKVVSCSSAEAEYRAMRKLTNELTWLKELLKDLVIDSKQPITMHCDNEAAIHIATNSVFHERTKHIESDCHKVREKIEEGVVLPCHTRSQDQLADIFTKSASPKVCDYIHNKLGLVDITRP is encoded by the coding sequence ATGGGCAAGCTTGGCGTGTCTCCGGCTCCTACACCACTTGATGAGGACTACcagctcaagcgaaagggggagagcatTCGGGCGAAAGAAGGCCGACCGAGGGAACCCATAGACGAGCCGTTCCCGGACGTCACGCGTTATCGCCAGCTTGTAGGTAAGCTGATATATCTTACCATCACACGACCTGACATATGttatgctgtgaatcaggttAGTCAACACATGAAGGCTCCAACCAAGTATCAATGGAGCATGGTCGAGAGGATTCTCAGCTATCTCAAGGGCAGTCCGGGTCAAGGCATCTGGATGGGCAAGAATGATAACACTGAGATAGTGGGCTACTGTGATGCGGACTACAATGGAGATACCTTGGATAGGAGGTCAACCACTAGATACTGCACTTTCATTGGTGGAAATCTAGTTACATGGaagtcaaagaagcaaaaggtggtatCTTGTTCAAGCGCTGAGGCCGAGTATCGAGCGATGAGGAAGCTAACAAACGAGTTGACTTGGTTAAAGGAGCTGCTCAAGGATCTTGTTATTGACTCAAAGCAGCCGATCactatgcattgtgacaatgagGCTGCAATTCACATAGCCACCAATTCTGTTTTCCATGAGAGAACCAAGCACATTGAAAGCGATTGCCACAAGGTTCgggagaagattgaagaaggtgtGGTATTACCGTGTCATACTCGGAGTCAAGATCAGCTGGCGGACATATTCACCAAGTCCGCAAGTCCTAAGGTGTGTGACTATATTCATAACAAACTTGGGCTTGTAGACATCACAAGGCCTTGA
- the LOC104783706 gene encoding uncharacterized protein DDB_G0290685-like — translation MRKVLLLFLCVIVVTNSSLNVVLAHEMVVTPPNTIKDIEPYISNRALGFVLKLENNCPIREQLRSFFEKLKDLLKLESSVTPLIENNESDTFKFDLKSKSENLLQTMFMLGRGLLSSSVRKEIFEVMKSLTELHAAIGRVIIEKHIKGDDDSMSLSVEQKNAVENSITEWEQTITRIVKIVVEVKSKGSTEAAVHESNTSEHKNVSMDSNMVDTNGEDSESTQEKAYGIKRSYGGDVSMETQEGNKGEDVKEGNFVSKNDETKVIKDENANSNIEKEIEGQGENLGDSTNDKNLETKEDVKSEVQAKNDGSSVTENLEEAQKNNRGSTMDMNLENKGSGDEAKDNKMVNATTNDEDQKIEETQENNGELEKDKNLENNVGNKILKGNGSTKKNTTNEISIEEKREETQKSHEISMKEKQEETQRSHEIYMNKETIKDKNKNLNKEKGTNFQGESIEDLTKGTISNDKKNVTSEVNSNGTNESYQEDQGNAGVSTKDKNLGADGEKKYDKSVEVMKNEDYTKKQREENQGNNEGSMKNENLENKEDKKESKDDQPIETKTNNETSKEEKDEHRQGGHDISMNGKIMENKSGNAYSNKEKEVHVGDSTNGNNIESKDDAKLEAELNKNNGGSRKEKGEEGQGTNEGSLNNKNLETQVSQTDLKDDKSVADKENLRSSMKENQEEAQRNERDKKEASDDKSAEIKGKNKESSKNKSIKTNENKKNNREDFVHGKKKESKTLETGEKKEFKDVKLVKAKETKEISMKENREKSQGSSSGGLSKEDNKEEKKESKNYQTGKKKANKEKQESAQENTRVHTKIDNEKDSKNLKDDKSVETKANKENFVKKKQEQAQRNDIGSTKVKDFSSEDARLKKNTKEDKGSSNDIDIDVKNRSGESTKHKKEKKKDIKKEEKKDTTTDVKSKDKRKDNHEHEKSRKSILKKQKEDKKEKKESGDNILKNKEKKGYEDNKLKIKDESKTENTNSKDYKKKEENKKEKQDFESNILKKQNEDIKEKGEFGDVKSKNKEKKEWDKKEKKEHMNNRSKIKEENKQKKTNSKDYKSKRKEEDKGKTKETNRDLVNGTSIEVRGENKESRDGKRIESYQSKNNSIEEVSNDGKKVEIKGGKESSLKEGSKDSIRGKEENSKADKKNEHNKAKRDFNERGSKDGNTTEINEGKEDSMNKDSKNGMLVETSGGKNHREEGSVDDKTTNINGNKKDLKDGNIVEISIGTNSTYESSKGGSTVKTNGGKDVSMEKTFKANHIDDKGQEDYKTNETNGGKEVNMEEGSKDDKKVKANGGKEDSMEEKSKDRGTNSMKNTSEDSNIVDTSGDKKDFIKENSEDAKRAETNGGKNVSVEENSKDGNINEVHKGQEDSTNKGFKEGKSDEINGGKEVTMEEGSNDDKTTGIIGGKDNSMEEKSKDSATENLNGATNLTADGKIVEANGVREDSKNGRKFQSXFFQKLKDYMKYLCPVSSTLKAKDSSSYMSEMVNMATKLSDAMAVLQAKKSGSGQMKTTLQGYQEEVMKTLNILQSVMTKAISEKQTTSGGLFTLTLSQQEAIKEILLKWEQVMSQFVKVATESEKQFSIEISTGNGYHMKKSSNSSSSSSSISSSTSSSNLDFQVNGETLKGLDMDG, via the exons ATGAgaaaagttttgttgttgtttctttgtgttATTGTTGTAACAAATTCAAGTCTCAATGTAGTTTTAGCACACGAGATGGTCGTCACTCCTCCAAACACGATCAAAGATATAGAGCCATACATCTCGAATAGAGCTCTTGGGTTTGTATTGAAATTGGAAAACAATTGTCCTATAAGAGAACAACTAAGATCATTCTTTGAGAAGTTAAAGGATCTCTTGAAGTTGGAATCGTCTGTTACGCCACTGATCGAGAACAATGAATCTGATACATTCAAGTTTGATCTAAAATCAAAATCCGAAAATCTCTTGCAAACGATGTTTATGCTTGGGAGAGGACTG TTGAGTTCAAGTGTAAGAAAGGAGATATTTGAAGTGATGAAATCCCTCACTGAATTACATGCTGCAATTGGTAGAGTTATTATAGAGAAACATATAAAAGGTGACGATGATTCAATGTCTCTTTCGGTGGAACAAAAGAATGCGGTAGAAAACTCGATAACTGAATGGGAACAAACGATTACCCGAATCGTGAAGATTGTTGTAGAAGTTAAATCAAAAGGTTCAACTGAGGCTGCGGTGCATGAAAGCAATACTTCTGAACACAAAAATGTTTCAATGGATAGTAACATGGTGGATACCAatggagaagattcagaatCCACTCAAGAAAAAGCATATGGCATTAAAAGAAGTTATGGAGGCGATGTATCAATGGAGACTCAAGAAGGAAATAAGGGAGAAGATGTTAAAGAAGGTAATTTTGTTTCTAAGAATGACGAAACAAAAGTCATTAAAGATGAAAATGCAAACTCTAATATTGAGAAGGAAATAGAGGGACAAGGTGAAAATTTGGGTGACTCGACCAATGATAAGAATTTGGAAACTAAAGAAGATGTCAAGTCTGAGGTACAAGCTAAAAATGATGGAAGTTCCGTGACAGAAAATTTGGAAGAAGCTCAAAAAAACAACAGAGGTTCAACAATGGATATGAATTTGGAGAACAAAGGAAGTGGGGATGAGGCTAAAGATAATAAAATGGTAAATGCTACAACAAATGATGAAGATCAAAAGATTGAAGAGACTCAAGAAAACAATGGAGAATTAGAGAAGGATAAGAACTTGGAAAACAACGTAGGCAATAAAATTCTAAAGGGAAATGGATCaacaaagaagaacacaacTAATGAAATTTCTATTGAAGAAAAGCGAGAAGAGACTCAAAAAAGTCATGAAATTTCTATGaaagaaaagcaagaagagACTCAAAGAAGTCATGAAATTTAtatgaacaaagaaacaatcaaagataaaaataaaaatttgaacaaAGAGAAGGGAACAAATTTTCAAGGAGAAAGTATTGAAGACTTAACAAAGGGTACAATTTcgaatgacaaaaaaaatgttacatcaGAGGTAAATTCTAATGGTACAAATGAGAGCTATCAAGAGGATCAAGGAAATGCTGGAGTTTCAACAAAAGATAAGAACCTAGGAGCTGATGGGgagaaaaaatatgataaatcaGTAGAGGTTATGAAAAACGAAgactatacaaaaaaacaaagggaaGAGAATCAAGGAAACAATGAAGGATCAATGAAAAATGAGAActtagaaaacaaagaagataagaaagaatCAAAGGACGATCAACCAATAGAGACAAAGACAAATAATGAAACATCtaaggaagaaaaagatgaacatAGGCAAGGAGGTCATGATATTTCCATGAATGGTAAGATAATGGAGAATAAAAGTGGAAATGCATATTCTAACAAGGAGAAGGAAGTACATGTTGGAGACTCAACTAATGGCAACAATATAGAGAGTAAAGATGACGCTAAGTTGGAGGCTgagttaaacaaaaataatggaGGTTCTAGGAAGGAGAAGGGAGAAGAGGGACAAGGGACAAACGAAGGTTCACTGAATAATAAGAACTTGGAGACCCAAGTAAGTCAAACTGATTTAAAGGATGATAAGTCGGTTGCGgataaagaaaatttgagaaGTTCTATGaaagaaaatcaagaagaagctcaaagaaatgagagagataagaaagaaGCTAGCGATGATAAGTCAGCAGAAATTAAGGGAAAGAATAAGGAGTCTAGTAAAAATAAGTCAATAAAGActaatgaaaataagaaaaataatagagaagatTTTGTtcacggaaaaaaaaaagagtccaAGACGTTAGAAActggagaaaagaaagaatttaaaGACGTAAAATTAGTAAAAGCTAAGGAAACTAAAGAAATTTCCATGAAAGAAAACCGAGAAAAGAGTCAAGGAAGTAGTAGTGGCGGCCTTAGTAAAGAagataacaaagaagaaaagaaagagtcaAAGAACTATCAAACAGGCAAAAAAAAggcaaataaagaaaaacaagaaagtgctcAAGAAAATACTAGAGTGCATACAAAGATAGATAATGAAAAAGATAGTAAAAATTTAAAGGATGATAAATCAGTGGAGACAaaagcaaataaagaaaatttcgTGAAGAAAAAGCAAGAGCAAGCTCAAAGAAATGACATAGGTTCAACAAAAGTAAAGGATTTCAGTTCTGAAGATGCAAGgttaaaaaagaatacaaaagaagataaaggtTCTAGTAATGACATAGATATAGATGTTAAAAATAGAAGCGGAGAGtcaacaaaacacaagaaagaaaaaaagaaagacataaagaaagaagagaaaaaagatacAACAACTGATGTAAAGTCAaaggataaaagaaaagataatcATGAGCATGAAAAGTCTAGAAAGAGtattttgaagaaacaaaaagaagataaaaaggaaaagaaagagtcTGGAGATAATATATTaaagaataaagagaagaaaggatATGAAGATAATAAATTGAAGATAAAAGACGAAAGTAAAACAGAGAATACTAATTCGAAAgattacaagaaaaaagaggaaaataaaaaagagaagcaagATTTTGAAAGCAATatattgaagaaacaaaacgaaGATATTAAAGAGAAGGGAGAGTTTGGTGATGTTAAATCaaagaataaagagaagaaagaatgggacaaaaaagagaagaaggaacacATGAACAATAGATCAAAGATAAAAGAGGAGaataaacagaagaaaacaaattcaaaagatTACAAgtcaaagagaaaagaagaagataaa ggAAAAACTAAAGAAACTAACAGAGATTTAGTAAATGGTACGAGTATAGAGGTTAgaggagaaaacaaagagtcCAGAGATGGTAAAAGAATTGAATCTTATCAAAGTAAAAACAATTCCATAGAAGAAGTTTCCAATGATGGTAAGAAAGTTGAAATCAAAGGAGGTAAAGAAAGTTCTTTAAAAGAAGGCTCCAAAGACAGCATTAGAGGTAAGGAAGAAAATTCCAAAGCTGATAAGAAGAATGAACATAACAAAGCTAAAAGAGATTTTAATGAAAGAGGTTCTAAAGATGGTAATACAACTGAAATCAATGAAGGTAAAGAAGATTCCATGAATAAAGATTCTAAAAATGGAATGTTAGTTGAGACAAGTGGAGGCAAAAATCACAGAGAAGAAGGTTCTGTAGATGATAAGACAACGAACatcaatggaaacaaaaaagatttgaaaGATGGTAACATAGTTGAAATAAGTATAGGTACAAATTCCACATACGAAAGTTCTAAAGGTGGTAGTACAGTGAAAACCAATGGAGGTAAAGATGTTTCAATGGAAAAAACTTTTAAAGCTAATCATATAGATGATAAAGGTCAAGAAGACTATAAGACAAATGAAACTAATGGAGGTAAAGAAGTAAATATGGAAGAAGGTTCTAAAGATGATAAAAAAGTTAAAGCAAATGGAGGTAAAGAAGATTCAATGGAGGAAAAATCTAAAGATAGAGGTACAAATTCGATGAAAAATACATCTGAAGATAGTAATATAGTTGATACCAGTGGAGATAAAAAAGatttcataaaagaaaattctGAAGACGCTAAGAGAGCTGAAACCAATGGAGGTAAAAATGTTTCAGTAGAAGAAAATTCTAAAGATGGTAATATAAATGAAGTGCATAAAGGTCAAGAAGACTCTACAAATAAAGGTTTCAAAGAAGGTAAGTCAGATGAAATTAATGGAGGTAAAGAAGTAACTATGGAAGAAGGTTCTAATGATGATAAAACAACTGGAATAATTGGAGGTAAAGACAATTCAATGGAGGAAAAATCTAAGGATAGTGCGACAGAAAATTTAAATGGAGCTACAAATTTGACGGCAGATGGTAAGATAGTTGAAGCCAATGGAGTGAGAGAAGATTCTAAAAATG GAAGAAAATTCCAAAGCTGNTTCTTTCAGAAACTTAAAGATTACATGAAATACTTGTGTCCAGTCTCTTCAACATTAAAAGCAAAAGACTCAAGCTCTTACATGTCTGAAATGGTAAATATGGCCACAAAACTCTCAGATGCTATGGCTGTCTTGCAAGCCAAGAAAAGTGGGTCAGGACAG aTGAAAACAACACTACAAGGATATCAAGAAGAAGTGATGAAGACTCTAAACATCTTACAATCAGTTATGACCAAAGCCATATCTGAAAAACAAACTACGAGCGGTGGTTTGTTCACGCTCACACTATCACAACAAGAAGCAATCAAGGAGATATTGTTGAAATGGGAACAAGTTATGTCTCAATTTGTGAAAGTTGCAACAGAAAGTGAGAAACAATTTTCAATCGAGATTTCAACCGGAAATGGCTATCACATGAAGAAGAGTTCTAACTCTAGTTCGAGCTCAAGTTCGATTTCGAGTTCAACTTCAAGTTCAAATTTGGACTTCCAGGTCAACGGTGAAACTTTAAAGGGACTGGATATGGATGGTTAG